A region from the Lentimonas sp. CC4 genome encodes:
- a CDS encoding type II toxin-antitoxin system death-on-curing family toxin, protein MNEPDWITKEECLTFHSMLVARFGGADGMRDESKLDAALDRPLQHHSYGDPPPSIFELAATYASGVVKSHPFLDGNKRTGLMVCQLFIETNGYQFEAPEAETALQILALADCQLSDDELTQWLEANCTQKSKTR, encoded by the coding sequence ATGAACGAGCCTGATTGGATTACAAAGGAAGAGTGCCTTACGTTTCATTCAATGTTGGTTGCGCGTTTTGGAGGTGCTGATGGAATGCGCGATGAAAGTAAGCTAGATGCGGCTCTCGATCGCCCTTTGCAGCATCACAGCTACGGCGATCCCCCACCCAGTATTTTCGAACTCGCAGCTACATACGCATCCGGCGTGGTGAAAAGTCACCCTTTTCTTGATGGCAACAAACGCACAGGATTAATGGTCTGCCAACTGTTCATCGAAACAAACGGTTATCAATTCGAAGCACCTGAAGCCGAAACCGCACTGCAAATTCTAGCGCTCGCGGACTGCCAGTTGAGCGACGATGAACTCACGCAATGGCTCGAGGCGAATTGCACTCAGAAATCAAAGACGCGCTAA
- a CDS encoding AbrB/MazE/SpoVT family DNA-binding domain-containing protein, with amino-acid sequence MPIKTKIRKIGNSYGIVLPKEALQALKVEEGAAVYLTEAPNNTLNINPESPGFDEKMRIAEDLMKRYRNTFRELAK; translated from the coding sequence ATGCCTATCAAAACCAAAATCCGTAAAATCGGCAATTCCTACGGGATTGTTCTGCCCAAAGAGGCACTGCAAGCGCTCAAGGTCGAGGAAGGCGCTGCAGTGTATTTGACTGAAGCTCCAAACAATACCCTGAATATTAATCCCGAGAGCCCGGGGTTTGATGAGAAAATGCGGATCGCTGAAGATCTAATGAAGCGCTATCGTAACACCTTCCGCGAGCTAGCCAAATGA
- the gndA gene encoding NADP-dependent phosphogluconate dehydrogenase, whose translation MSDATSEIGLIGLAVMGQNLALNVADHGFKISVYNRTTSKMEEFVNANPNTPGGLVGCETLEGFVASLKRPRKVIILVQAGWATDKVIEGLTELMEEGDIIIDGGNAKWDDTIRREKEITAKGLRFIGSGVSGGEEGARFGPSLMPGGTKEAWEHLEPIWKAIAAKVDPETGKPLEGAEAGKPVEGGFSCTAYIGPDGAGHYVKMVHNGIEYGDMQMICEAYDLMQNVLGLNPAEMGDIFAEWNKGDLDSFLIEITADILKQTDPVTGKPFVDIVLDTAGQKGTGKWTSVNALDMGTPAPTVAEAVFARCISAVKDERVAASKILSGPEAAAFTGDKAEMVEAIREALYASKICSYAQGFQLMREAQKEYNWELNFGEIAQIFRGGCIIRAAFLQKITEAFARDPELANLLLDPYFTGAINKAQASWRKVVALAAEHGVSIPTFSSALSYYDGYRTARLPQNLLQAQRDFFGAHTYERTDEPRGQFYHIDWPKADRPQLEM comes from the coding sequence ATGTCAGACGCTACATCCGAAATCGGCCTTATCGGCCTCGCAGTTATGGGCCAGAACTTGGCTCTCAACGTCGCCGACCACGGCTTCAAAATTTCCGTATACAACCGGACGACTTCCAAGATGGAGGAGTTCGTGAATGCGAATCCAAATACTCCGGGTGGTCTCGTCGGTTGCGAAACCCTCGAAGGTTTCGTCGCTTCACTCAAGCGCCCACGTAAGGTCATCATCCTCGTGCAAGCGGGTTGGGCGACTGACAAGGTGATCGAAGGCCTCACAGAACTCATGGAAGAAGGCGACATCATCATCGATGGTGGCAACGCGAAGTGGGACGACACGATCCGCCGCGAAAAAGAGATCACTGCAAAGGGCCTACGCTTCATCGGTTCCGGTGTTTCCGGTGGCGAAGAAGGCGCACGTTTCGGCCCATCCCTCATGCCGGGCGGCACGAAGGAAGCATGGGAGCATCTTGAGCCAATCTGGAAGGCCATCGCTGCGAAGGTCGATCCTGAAACGGGCAAACCACTCGAAGGTGCTGAAGCGGGCAAGCCTGTCGAAGGCGGCTTCAGCTGCACCGCTTACATCGGCCCAGACGGCGCTGGTCACTACGTAAAGATGGTGCACAACGGCATCGAATACGGCGACATGCAGATGATCTGCGAAGCTTACGACCTCATGCAAAACGTGCTCGGTCTGAATCCAGCCGAAATGGGCGACATCTTTGCTGAGTGGAACAAGGGCGATCTCGACTCCTTCCTCATCGAAATCACTGCTGACATTCTCAAGCAAACCGATCCTGTCACTGGCAAGCCATTCGTCGACATCGTGCTCGATACCGCTGGCCAAAAGGGCACAGGTAAGTGGACATCCGTCAACGCACTCGACATGGGCACACCTGCTCCGACGGTTGCTGAAGCCGTGTTCGCACGTTGCATCTCTGCAGTCAAGGACGAGCGCGTTGCCGCTTCCAAGATCCTGAGTGGCCCCGAAGCAGCAGCCTTCACCGGCGACAAAGCTGAAATGGTCGAAGCGATCCGCGAAGCACTCTACGCTTCCAAGATCTGCTCCTACGCACAGGGCTTCCAGCTCATGCGCGAAGCACAGAAGGAATACAACTGGGAGCTCAACTTCGGCGAGATCGCTCAGATCTTCCGTGGTGGCTGCATCATTCGCGCAGCCTTCCTACAGAAGATCACCGAAGCTTTTGCGCGTGATCCCGAACTCGCCAACTTGCTGCTCGATCCCTACTTCACAGGTGCGATCAACAAGGCACAAGCAAGCTGGCGTAAAGTCGTGGCACTCGCTGCTGAGCACGGCGTATCCATTCCGACCTTCAGCTCTGCGCTCTCTTACTACGACGGCTACCGCACCGCACGCTTGCCGCAGAATCTCCTGCAAGCACAGCGCGACTTCTTCGGCGCTCACACTTACGAGCGCACCGACGAGCCTCGCGGTCAGTTCTACCACATTGATTGGCCAAAGGCAGACCGCCCGCAGCTGGAAATGTAG
- a CDS encoding glutathione peroxidase, whose protein sequence is MKLENKEGSQIPSVTFRTRNGNDWLDINSDSLFAGKNVVVFSLPGAFTPTCSSSHLPRYNQLASLFKEQGVDEIVCVSVNDSFVMNAWKDDQEAENITVIPDGNGEFSEKMGMLVDKEALGFGKRSWRYSMYVSNGVIKKMFIEPEVEGDPFEVSDADTMLQYLAPDVSVQEPLTIFTKIGCPHCERAKALLKEQCYPFEEVIVGKDITLAGLKAVCGDETAPQIYKDGNYVGTEEELERLFL, encoded by the coding sequence ATGAAACTAGAAAATAAAGAAGGATCACAAATCCCATCCGTCACATTCCGCACGCGCAATGGCAACGATTGGCTTGATATCAACAGCGACAGCCTGTTCGCAGGCAAAAACGTCGTGGTATTCTCACTGCCCGGTGCTTTCACACCGACTTGCTCATCGTCCCACTTGCCGCGCTACAACCAGCTCGCGAGCCTCTTTAAGGAACAGGGCGTCGATGAAATCGTCTGTGTTTCCGTCAACGACAGCTTCGTCATGAATGCGTGGAAGGACGATCAGGAAGCCGAAAACATTACCGTGATTCCGGACGGCAACGGTGAGTTCTCCGAAAAGATGGGCATGCTCGTCGACAAGGAAGCACTCGGCTTCGGCAAGCGCTCATGGCGCTACTCGATGTATGTCAGCAATGGCGTCATCAAGAAGATGTTCATCGAGCCAGAAGTTGAAGGCGACCCGTTCGAAGTTTCCGATGCCGACACCATGCTGCAATACCTGGCTCCGGATGTTTCCGTGCAAGAGCCTCTGACTATCTTCACTAAGATTGGCTGCCCACACTGTGAGCGTGCCAAGGCTCTCCTCAAAGAGCAGTGCTACCCATTCGAAGAAGTGATCGTTGGTAAAGACATCACCCTCGCTGGCTTGAAAGCGGTCTGCGGCGATGAAACTGCGCCACAAATCTATAAGGACGGCAACTACGTCGGCACTGAAGAAGAATTGGAAAGACTCTTCCTCTAA